From one Pseudopipra pipra isolate bDixPip1 chromosome 2, bDixPip1.hap1, whole genome shotgun sequence genomic stretch:
- the ADAMTS1 gene encoding A disintegrin and metalloproteinase with thrombospondin motifs 1 gives MRPGGPLPALAPVLAALLGLCSAERRALVLPRRLGAPAGRERFRLEAFGERLTLELEPDSSFLAPDFTLQYLGGPPPPPEDDLSRCFYSGTVNRDPSSAAALSLCAGMRGAFSLRGRQYLIQPAPGTAHRAGPHLLRLRGARRAAPAARCAVAEAGAGAEGPQPAGLAETRSRRKKRFVSSPRYVETMLVADQSMAEFHGSGLKHYLLTLLSVAAKLYKHPSIRNSISLVVVKIMVIYEERKGPDISSNAALTLRNFCSWQKQHNPPSDRHAEHYDTAILFTRQDLCGAKTCDTLGMADVGTVCDLNRSCSIIEDDGLQAAFTTAHELGHVFNMPHDDAKQCAGINGISRDFHMMASMLSNLDRSQPWSPCSAYMITTFLDNGHGECLLDKPHKPIQLPSDLPGTLYDANRQCQFTFGDESKHCPDAASTCTTLWCTGTSGGLLVCQTKHFPWADGTSCGEGKWCMNGKCVNKTEKKHYDTPVHGSWGSWGAWGECSRTCGGGVQYSFRECDNPIPRNGGKYCEGKRVQYRSCNIEDCPDNDGKTFREEQCEKHNEFSKSPFGSGPAVEWTPKFAGVSPKDRCKLVCRAKGTGYFFVLQPKVVDGTPCSPDSTSVCVQGQCVKAGCDRVIGSNKKFDKCGICGGNGSTCKKVSGTLVRAKPGYHDVVTIPAGATNIEVKQRNHRGARHDGSFLAIKAADGTYVLNGDYTLSTLEQDITYKGSVLRYSGSSAALERIRSFSPLKEPLTIQVLTVGDLPQPKIKFTYFVKKPTQPGSEKAPGRKKESFNAIREIISSEWVIEEWGECSKSCGSGWQRRAVECRDPQGRPASDCARELKPSNLRPCADVPCPQWQLGDWSPCSKTCGKGFKKRLLKCISYDGSVLPQESCEPSKKPKHLIDFCNVTDCS, from the exons ATGAGGCCCGGGGGGCCCCTGCCGGCGCTGGCGCCGGTGCTGGCGgcgctgctggggctgtgcagcgccgagcgccgggccctggTGCTGCCGCGGCGCCTGGGCGCGCCCGCCGGCCGCGAGCGCTTCCGCCTGGAGGCCTTCGGGGAGCGGCTGACGCTGGAGCTGGAGCCCGACAGCAGCTTCCTGGCCCCGGACTTCACCCTGCAGTACCTGGgcgggccgccgccgccgcccgagGACGACCTCTCCCGCTGCTTCTACTCCGGCACCGTGAACCGGGACCCCAGCTCCGCCGCCGCCCTCAGCCTGTGCGCGGGGATGCGCGGCGCCTTCTCGCTGCGGGGCCGGCAGTACCTGATCCAGCCGGCCCCCGGCACGGCGCACCGCGCCGGACCGCACCTCCTCCGCCTGCGCGGGGCCCgccgggccgcccccgccgcccgctgCGCCGTGGCcgaggcgggggcgggggcggaGGGGCCGCAGCCCGCCGGGCTCGCAG aaacgagaagcagaaggaagaagaggttTGTGTCCAGCCCCCGCTACGTGGAGACCATGCTGGTAGCCGACCAGTCCATGGCCGAGTTCCACGGCAGCGGGCTGAAGCACTATCTCCTGACACTGCTCTCCGTGGCGGCCAAGCTGTACAAGCATCCCAGCATCCGCAACTCCATCAGCCTCGTGGTGGTGAAAATCATGGTCATTTACGAGGAGCGGAAGGGACCTGATATCTCTTCGAACGCGGCCCTGACTCTGAGAAACTTCTGCAGCTGGCAGAAGCAGCACAACCCGCCCAGCGACCGGCACGCGGAGCACTACGACACGGCAATCCTCTTCACCAGGCAG GACCTGTGCGGTGCCAAGACATGTGATACTCTTGGGATGGCTGATGTGGGAACAGTTTGTGATCTAAACCGCAGTTGCTCTATCATAGAAGACGATGGTTTGCAGGCTGCCTTTACAACAGCCCACGAACTAG gCCACGTGTTTAACATGCCTCATGACGATGCAAAGCAGTGTGCTGGTATTAATGGAATAAGCCGGGATTTCCACATGATGGCATCTATGCTTTCCAATCTGGATCGCAGCCAGCCGTGGTCTCCGTGTAGTGCCTACATGATTACAACATTTTTGGATAATGGTCATG gtGAGTGTTTGTTAGACAAGCCCCACAAACCAATCCAGCTCCCTTCTGACTTGCCTGGCACGTTGTACGATGCCAACAGGCAGTGCCAGTTTACATTTGGAGATGAGTCCAAGCACTGCCCCGACGCAGCCAGTACGTGTACGACGCTGTGGTGTACTGGCACTTCTGGAGGACTGCTTGTATGCCAAACCAAACACTTCCCTTGGGCAGACGGCACCAGTTGCGGGGAAGGGAAGTGGTGCATGAATGGCAAGTGTGTGAATAAAACTGAGAAGAAGCATTATGAT ACGCCAGTGCATGGGagttgggggtcctggggggcgTGGGGAGAGTGCTCCCGGACCTGCGGCGGTGGAGTGCAGTACTCCTTCAGGGAGTGTGACAACCCCATCCCAAGGAACGGCGGGAAGTACTGTGAAGGGAAGCGTGTGCAATACAGATCATGTAACATCGAGGACTGCCCGGACAACGATG GCAAAACGTTTAGGGAGGAACAATGTGAAAAGCACAATGAGTTTTCCAAATCTCCCTTTGGAAGTGGCCCTGCAGTGGAGTGGACACCCAAGTTTGCTGGTGTCTCTCCAAAGGACAGATGCAAGTTGGTTTGCCGAGCAAAAGGAACAGGATACTTCTTTGTTTTACAGCCAAAG GTTGTGGACGGCACCCCGTGTAGCCCCGATTCCACGTCcgtgtgtgtgcaggggcaGTGTGTAAAGGCTGGCTGTGACCGTGTGATAGGGTCCAACAAGAAGTTTGACAAATGCGGTATTTGTGGTGGCAATGGATCCACTTGCAAGAAAGTGTCTGGCACACTTGTAAGAGCAAA ACCCGGCTACCACGATGTCGTCACCATTCCGGCTGGGGCAACCAACATCGAGGTGAAGCAGCGGAACCACAGGGGCGCGAGGCACGATGGCAGCTTCCTCGCTATCAAAGCTGCAGATGGCACCTACGTCCTCAACGGTGACTACACCTTGTCCACGCTGGAGCAGGACATCACCTACAAGGGCAGCGTGCTGAGGTACAGCGGCTCCTCTGCCGCCCTGGAGAGGATCCGCAGTTTCAGCCCCCTGAAGGAGCCTTTGACCATCCAGGTCCTCACGGTGGGGGACCTGCCACAGCCCAAGATCAAGTTCACCTATTTCGTGAAGAAGCCCACGCAGCCCGGGTCGGAGAAGGCGCCCGGTAGAAAGAAAGAGTCCTTCAACGCCATCAGGGAGATCATCTCGTCCGAATGGGTCATCGAGGAGTGGGGCGAGTGCTCCAAGTCGTGTGGCTCGGGCTGGCAGCGGCGGGCAGTGGAGTGCCGGGACCCGCAGGGCCGCCCGGCCTCCGACTGCGCCCGGGAGCTGAAGCCCAGCAACCTCCGTCCCTGTGCCGACGTGCCCTGCCCGCAGTGGCAGCTGGGGGACTGGTCACCCTGCTCTAAGACATGTGGGAAAGGTTTCAAGAAGAGATTGTTGAAGTGCATTTCTTACGACGGCAGCGTGCTGCCGCAAGAAAGCTGTGAACCTTCCAAGAAACCGAAACACCTAATAGACTTCTGCAACGTTACGGACTGCAGTTAA